A DNA window from Gorilla gorilla gorilla isolate KB3781 chromosome 6, NHGRI_mGorGor1-v2.1_pri, whole genome shotgun sequence contains the following coding sequences:
- the LOC101135064 gene encoding LOW QUALITY PROTEIN: tubulin gamma-1 chain-like (The sequence of the model RefSeq protein was modified relative to this genomic sequence to represent the inferred CDS: inserted 1 base in 1 codon) → MPREIITXQLGQCSNQIGFEFWKQLCTEHGISPKGTMEEFATEGTAHKDIFFYQADDEHYIPRAVLLDLEHRVIHSILNSPCAKLYNPEDIYLSEHGGRAGNNWASRFSQREKIHEDIFNITDQEADGSDNLDGFVLCRFIAGGTGSGLGSYLLEWLNDRYPKQLVQTYSVFPNQDKMSNVVVQLYNSLLTLKRLMQNADCVVVLHNTALNQTATDQILHIQNPSFSQTNQLVSTIISASIITLRHPSYMNNDLIGLITSLIPTPWLHFLMTGYTLLTMDQSVASVRKTMVLDVMRWLLQPKNVMVSTGRDRQTNHSYITILNTIQGEMDPTQVHKSLQRIREWKLANFILLGPTSIQVALSRKSPYLPLAHRVSGLMMANHTSISSLFERTCRQYDKLQKWEAFLEPFHKEDMFKDNFDEMDTSREIVQQLMDEYHMATWPDYISWGTQEQ, encoded by the exons ATGCCAAGAGAAATCATCA AACAATTGGGCCAGTGCAGCAATCAGATTGGGTTCGAGTTCTGGAAACAGCTGTGCACTGAGCATGGTATCAGCCCCAAGGGCACCATGGAGGAGTTCGCCACTGAGGGCACTGCCCACAAGGACATCTTTTTCTACCAGGCAGACGATGAGCACTACATCCCCCGGGCTGTGCTGCTGGACCTGGAGCACCGGGTGATCCACTCCATCCTCAACTCCCCGTGTGCCAAGCTCTACAACCCAGAGGACATCTACCTGTCGGAGCATGGAGGAAGAGCTGGCAACAACTGGGCCAGCAGATTCTCCCAGAGGGAGAAGATCCATGAGGACATTTTTAACATCACAGACCAGGAGGCAGATGGTAGTGACAATCTAGATGGCTTTGTGCTGTGTCGGTTCATTGCTGGGGGGACAGGCTCTGGCCTGGGCTCCTACCTCTTAGAATGGCTGAATGACAGGTATCCTAAGCAGCTGGTGCAGACATACTCAGTGTTTCCCAACCAGGACAAGATGAGCAACGTGGTGGTCCAGCTTTATAATTCACTCCTCAcactcaagaggctgatgcaGAACGCAGACTGTGTGGTGGTGCTGCACAACACAGCCCTGAACCAGACTGCCACAGACCAGATCCTGCACATCCAGAACCCATCCTTCTCTCAGACCAACCAGCTGGTGTCCACCATCATCTCGGCCAGCATCATCACACTGCGCCACCCCAGCTACATGAACAATGACCTCATAGGCCTCATCACCTCACTCATTCCCACCCCATGGCTCCACTTTCTCATGACTGGCTACACCCTGCTGACTATGGACCAATCAGTGGCCAGCGTGAGGAAGACCATGGTCCTGGATGTCATGAGGTGGCTGCTGCAGCCCAAGAACGTGATGGTATCCACAGGCCGAGACCGCCAGACCAACCACTCCTACATCACCATCCTCAACACCATCCAGGGAGAGATGGACCCCACCCAGGTCCACAAGAGCCTGCAGAGGATCCGGGAATGGAAGTTGGCCAACTTCATCCTGTTGGGCCCCACCAGCATCCAGGTGGCCCTGTCGAGGAAGTCTCCTTACCTGCCCTTGGCCCACCGGGTCAGTGGGCTCATGATGGCCAACCACACCAGCATCTCCTCACTCTTCGAGAGAACCTGTCGCCAATATGACAAGCTGCAGAAGTGGGAGGCCTTCCTGGAGCCGTTCCACAAGGAGGACATGTTCAAGGACAACTTTGATGAGATGGACACATCTAGGGAGATTGTGCAGCAGCTCATGGATGAGTACCACATGGCCACATGGCCAGACTACATCTCCTGGGGCACCCAGGAGCAGTGA